Proteins encoded by one window of Lathyrus oleraceus cultivar Zhongwan6 chromosome 1, CAAS_Psat_ZW6_1.0, whole genome shotgun sequence:
- the LOC127124953 gene encoding ABSCISIC ACID-INSENSITIVE 5-like protein 2 isoform X2: MVSQSGTVQESKTAPLSRSGSLYNLTLDEVQNHLGNLGKPLGSMNLDELLKSVWSVEAGEVSDFGRDGAANMQQNQHSEMNRQGSLTLSGDISKKTVDEVWKDMQVKKRGVDRDMEARERQQTLGEMTLEDFLVKAGVVGESFHNKEGGDLLRVSSSEDSRQNVSLHDHHWMQFQLPLTTQQPPQHQHEKHLMPAFMAVHAIQQPFQVARNPVLDAAMSPSSLMDTQTLGRKRVASGIVVEKTVERRQKRMIKNRESAARSRARRQAYTQELELKVSRLEEENERLRRQNEIEKEVPCAPPPEPKNQLRRTNSASF; this comes from the exons ATGGTGTCTCAAAGTGGAACAGTTCAAGAGTCAAAGACTGCACCTTTATCTAGGTCAGGATCTTTGTATAATCTAACCCTTGATGAAGTACAAAACCATCTTGGTAATTTAGGGAAACCACTTGGAAGTATGAACCTTGATGAGCTTCTCAAGAGTGTGTGGAGTGTTGAAGCTGGCGAGGTTTCTGATTTCGGTAGAGATGGTGCTGCTAACATGCAGCAGAATCAACATAGCGAGATGAATCGACAGGGAAGTTTAACATTATCTGGTGATATTAGCAAGAAAACTGTTGATGAAGTATGGAAAGATATGCAAGTAAAGAAGAGGGGTGTTGATAGGGATATGGAAGCGCGCGAAAGACAACAAACACTCGGTGAAATGACTTTGGAGGATTTCTTGGTGAAAGCTGGTGTTGTTGGTGAATCTTTTCATAATAAGGAAGGCGGTGATTTGTTAAGAGTTAGTTCGAGTGAGGATTCTCGGCAAAATGTATCACTGCATGATCATCATTGGATGCAATTTCAGCTTCCTTTGACGACGCAGCAGCCTCCACAGCATCAGCATGAAAAGCATTTGATGCCTGCTTTTATGGCTGTTCATGCCATTCAACAACCTTTTCAAGTTGCAAGGAATCCAGTTTTGGATGCAGCAATGTCACCGTCTTCTTTAATGG ATACACAAACACTAGGTCGAAAAAGGGTTGCTTCAGGTATAGTGGTAGAGAAAACTGTGGAGAGGAGGCAAAAGAGGATGATTAAAAATCGGGAATCTGCTGCTCGGTCACGAGCTAGAAGACAG GCCTATACACAAGAACTGGAACTTAAAGTTTCGCGCTTAGAAGAAGAAAACGAAAGGCTTAGACGACAGAAT GAGATAGAGAAGGAGGTGCCATGTGCGCCACCACCCGAGCCTAAGAATCAGCTTCGCAGAACTAATTCAGCATCCTTCTGA
- the LOC127124935 gene encoding L-2-hydroxyglutarate dehydrogenase, mitochondrial, with protein sequence MLKKTIQTLERCNVHMKWNHLFGSSVRNISSASTTQNDSTTSYSVPREKVDCVVIGAGVVGIAVATALALKGREVIVIESGPSFGTGTSSRNSEVVHAGIYYPRDSFKAIFCVKGREMLYEYCSKHDIPHEQTGKLIVATRSSEIPKLNDILNHGIQNGVDGLKVMNGVDAMKMEPELQCVKAILSPLSGIVDSHSLMLSLVGEAENHRTTFTYNSTVIGGHIEGNEICLHISETKSLKEWNETSILQPELLLIPKLVVNSAGLSAPALAKRFTGLENRVIPPAYYARGCYFTLSNTKAPFRRLLYPIPEDGGLGVHVTLDLNGQVKFGPDVEWIDGVDDISSFQNKFDYSVHANRAEKFYPEIRKYYPNLKDGSLEPGYSGIRPKLSGPYQSPVDFVIQGEDIHGIPGLVNLFGIESPGLTSSLAIADFISTKFL encoded by the exons ATGCTGAAGAAAACAATTCAAACATTGGAACGATGTAATGTTCATATGAAATGGAATCACTTATTTGGCAGTTCTGTCAGAAACATTAGCAGTGCCAGTACTACTCAAAATGATTCAACAACCTCGTACTCTGTTCCGAGGGAGAAAGTGGATTGTGTGGTCATAGGAGCTGGCGTGGTTGGAATAGCAGTTGCAACAGCGCTAGCACTCAAGGGTAGAGAGGTAATTGTCATTGAATCAGGACCTAGTTTTGGTACTGGAACTAGTTCTCGAAATAGTGAAGTTGTTCATGCTGGAATTTACTACCCTCGTGATTCTTTTAAG GCAATTTTTTGTGTAAAAGGAAGAGAAATGTTATACGAGTATTGCTCAAAGCACGACATTCCACATGAGCAAACCGGTAAGCTTATAGTGGCTACTCGATCCTCCGAGATTCCAAAGTTAAATGACATCTTAAACCATGGTATTCAGAACGGTGTTGACGGTTTGAAAGTGATGAATGGTGTCGATGCCATGAAAATGGAACCCGAATTGCAATGCGTGAAAGCAATACTATCACCTCTCTCCGGGATTGTTGATTCGCATTCCTTAATGCTTTCTTTAGTG GGGGAAGCTGAAAATCACAGAACAACCTTCACATACAATTCAACCGTCATCGGCGGACATATAGAAGGAAATGAGATTTGTCTCCATATATCGGAAACAAAGAGTCTTAAGGAATGGAATGAGACATCGATTTTGCAACCAGAATTATTACTTATTCCTAAACTTGTAGTAAACTCTGCAGGCCTTAGTGCCCCTGCCCTTGCAAAAAGATTTACCGGCCTAGAAAACCGAGTTATTCCTCCTGCATATTACGCGCGTGGTTGCTACTTCACGTTGTCGAATACGAAAGCTCCTTTCAGACGTTTGCTATACCCTATACCGGAAGACGGTGGACTTGGAGTGCATGTTACTTTAGACTTGAATGGTCAGGTCAAGTTTGGTCCGGATGTTGAATGGATCGACGGTGTTGATGATATCTCAAGCTTTCAAAATAA GTTCGACTACTCAGTACATGCAAACCGTGCCGAGAAGTTTTATCCAGAGATAAGAAAATACTATCCGAATCTAAAAGATGGATCTTTGGAACCAGGATATTCGGGGATCCGGCCTAAACTTTCGGGACCCTATCAGTCACCTGTTGATTTTGTTATACAG GGAGAGGACATTCATGGGATACCTGGACTTGTTAATCTTTTTGGAATTGAGTCACCTGGTTTAACATCAAGCTTGGCAATTGCAGATTTCATTTCTACTAAATTTTTGTGA
- the LOC127124953 gene encoding ABSCISIC ACID-INSENSITIVE 5-like protein 2 isoform X1, whose translation MVSQSGTVQESKTAPLSRSGSLYNLTLDEVQNHLGNLGKPLGSMNLDELLKSVWSVEAGEVSDFGRDGAANMQQNQHSEMNRQGSLTLSGDISKKTVDEVWKDMQVKKRGVDRDMEARERQQTLGEMTLEDFLVKAGVVGESFHNKEGGDLLRVSSSEDSRQNVSLHDHHWMQFQLPLTTQQPPQHQHEKHLMPAFMAVHAIQQPFQVARNPVLDAAMSPSSLMGVFSDTQTLGRKRVASGIVVEKTVERRQKRMIKNRESAARSRARRQAYTQELELKVSRLEEENERLRRQNEIEKEVPCAPPPEPKNQLRRTNSASF comes from the exons ATGGTGTCTCAAAGTGGAACAGTTCAAGAGTCAAAGACTGCACCTTTATCTAGGTCAGGATCTTTGTATAATCTAACCCTTGATGAAGTACAAAACCATCTTGGTAATTTAGGGAAACCACTTGGAAGTATGAACCTTGATGAGCTTCTCAAGAGTGTGTGGAGTGTTGAAGCTGGCGAGGTTTCTGATTTCGGTAGAGATGGTGCTGCTAACATGCAGCAGAATCAACATAGCGAGATGAATCGACAGGGAAGTTTAACATTATCTGGTGATATTAGCAAGAAAACTGTTGATGAAGTATGGAAAGATATGCAAGTAAAGAAGAGGGGTGTTGATAGGGATATGGAAGCGCGCGAAAGACAACAAACACTCGGTGAAATGACTTTGGAGGATTTCTTGGTGAAAGCTGGTGTTGTTGGTGAATCTTTTCATAATAAGGAAGGCGGTGATTTGTTAAGAGTTAGTTCGAGTGAGGATTCTCGGCAAAATGTATCACTGCATGATCATCATTGGATGCAATTTCAGCTTCCTTTGACGACGCAGCAGCCTCCACAGCATCAGCATGAAAAGCATTTGATGCCTGCTTTTATGGCTGTTCATGCCATTCAACAACCTTTTCAAGTTGCAAGGAATCCAGTTTTGGATGCAGCAATGTCACCGTCTTCTTTAATGG GTGTTTTTTCAGATACACAAACACTAGGTCGAAAAAGGGTTGCTTCAGGTATAGTGGTAGAGAAAACTGTGGAGAGGAGGCAAAAGAGGATGATTAAAAATCGGGAATCTGCTGCTCGGTCACGAGCTAGAAGACAG GCCTATACACAAGAACTGGAACTTAAAGTTTCGCGCTTAGAAGAAGAAAACGAAAGGCTTAGACGACAGAAT GAGATAGAGAAGGAGGTGCCATGTGCGCCACCACCCGAGCCTAAGAATCAGCTTCGCAGAACTAATTCAGCATCCTTCTGA